TGGTCCAGATAGTCAACATAAAGATGGAATAGGTGGACAAACTTCAATTTTTAGGATTGATCTTGAAACAGGAAAATATCTGGGTGTTTCAAATGGAAGTCAAGTGACAAGTAAAAACGACGGCTGTTCTTGCGCTTATGTTTTTGAGTTGTCCACTTCAGTTAGCCAGACGGATTTTTGCTTGGGAGCTGAGCATGAGTTTGAGATTTATTTTGAGATTACGAATAAGACTAAGCAGGATATTAATAATTTGGAGTTGAACTATATTTTGCCAGAAGGCTTTGTTTTCACCACGAATATGATGGCGATGAACGCTGAAGGAGAGTATGAGTTGATTCCTGAAGTAGATGGAGTTATTAATAGTGGGATACAAGGTAGCACAGAAATAAACTCTAGCAATTCATCATTTAACTATAAATATGATGAAGATTCGGATGTTTATAAAATGAAGGTTGGCGTAAAGGTTTATGATAGTTATGAAAAAGTAGGTGAGCTTGTTTTAGGTAAAAGGATCTTGGACAACACAGTTCCAGCGGATGAGCAAAAAGCTACAGCCATGATCCCTTTGTTTTCAAGCAAGCATGGCAGCGGTTTTAATGGTTACGAGAATGCTTACTCGGACAGTTTAAAGCTTAATTTTTATGAAACGCCACGATTCTCTGATAATGATCCTTTGAAGCTAACCCGAGATGGAAAGGTCTGCGGTACGGAGATGACATTGGATTTTCCGATGAGTGTTTTGACGGTTGCGAGCACGGATTTGACCGCAGAAGAGGAGCATAAGGTTTATGTCGCGAGTATATTGGATGCAGATGGTCTTGACGCTTCGTCTAAGGTTGAAGTTGAGTACTTAGCGCAAGATGCTGAGGCAGGAGTTCAGCAAGTGAAGTTGAGCATTTCTGATGCTTCGAATTATGGCAGCTATACTATCATTTGGGTAGAGGATAACGGCACATGTTCGGATAGCTTTGATTCTGAGATTCGTTTTGACGAGTCTGTTTTGCCTCAGATCTTGACAGTGGAGCAGTTGTATTGTAGCGACAATATGACAGAATCGTTCGAAGCCGCCACTATTGATTTGACAGCAGCGATGACTGCTAACGGAGCTTATACTCAATGGGAAGTTGCTGTTGATGAAGGTGAGTCTTATACTTCATTGGATTTTAGCATGAGCACCATCAAAGGGAATCTGACGCAAGTGAGGTATTTGCCGTCTGATCCGTCGAGTGTTGTATTTGATTTGAAAAGAACCTTCCGCAATGGCGAATGCGTGAGCGAGTCTGTTTTGGAAGATATTGTTTTTGACGCGCCGGTGTATGCGAGCATCGCTTCGCCACCAGGTCCAGAAGGTATTTGTATAAATGAGGCGGGTGTTGAGCAGTTGGTCACGCTTTCAGGCGTCAAGCCGGACCATGGGACAGGAGTTTGGTCTGTCGAAAGTCCTGCAGGAGCGATTGATGCTGAGCAGCAAGGCGACGATTATGTGATTAATTTGGGAGGCACAGCTCCCGGTCAATATACATTTGTTTGGACTGTTGCCAATGGTTCTTGCGAAGAGAGGGCTTCAACGGAGGTCATCTTCCATGAAAACGTTGATATACAGCTTCAAATGTCTCCTGAAATATGCGGAGATGAAATCTTGCTTGACGCTCAAGCGAATGCTGACAGTTATGAATGGAGCAAGATTTCCGGTCCTTCGGGCTGGTTGGAGTTTGAGGACATTAATTCAGCGAGCACGAATGTTAAAGTCTCGTCTTTCGGAGAGCATGTATTCAAGCTGAGCGTTGATCGTGGCGTTTGCCATAACGAGCAGGAGGTTTCGGTTCGTTTTGATCGTCCTGTTTCAGTTCAGTTGTTCTCCTCCAAGGATCTTGATGGCGTGATTTGCGGCGATGCTGTAGAGGTTGTTGTCAATGAGCAGTTGGACAATGACGGAAATCCATTGTCACCGAATTGGGACTACGCGCTTTCGGCGGATTTTGAAGTTGAAGCGACAAGTTCTTTGAAGCGAGTATTTGATTTGAGCGCAAGTTCATCTCAAGGAGTTATGGCTGTTGGAGCTTCTTATGATAATGGCGTTTGTTTTGCGGAGGCAGTTCCGGTTAGTTTTGAATTGGCCAAAGCTGTTTCCGAGATTGAGCCAATGGACCCTCCTTTCGAATGCTTGCCGCCGAGTGATTTGGGTACTGCTGAGTCAGCTGTTTCTTTTAGGGCCAAGGGCACAGCAGGATTTGCCGGAGTTTGGGAAATTGTAACGAATGTTCCTTCATCTGATGGGCAGTTGAGCGCAGAAATAGTTCCGGGTAGTGTTGTGCATCATCCAGACGGCAGCAGTGAGGTGTCGGTGATGGCTAACGCGTATGGCGAAATTCAGGTGAAGTATGTTGTTGAGGTCAATGACAAATGTCAAGCGGAGGATCAGATATCATTTAGCTTCAGGCAGGCATTGTCAGGACTGGAGATGAGTGTCTTTGCCGAGGAGGAATTGGAAGACGGAGCTAGAGTCAATGAAGGGACTACTTTGGGCTTTCATTCATCAGCGGGAGGCATCAGCGACTTCAGATGGAACAAGGATGGTTTATTTGTTTATCAAGTTAATGAAACTACTGCGGCTTATCAGGATGCGCCGTCTGAAGACGCTGTTTATGAGGTATCGGCGGTGAACGCGTTTGGATGCCCAGCTTCGAGAAGTTTCAATATATCCGTAAATAAGCGTCCAGTGTTACACAATGATCATGGCGAGGTTTTGAATACGGAAGAATTGGTGTTGGATATTTTGTCTCAGGATGAGGATGAGAATGAAGAGGAGTTGAAGATAGGCTTGACATTGTCAGATTTGACGCAGAATGGCATTGATTTGAATCCGAACACGGCGGCTGTTGAGGCGGAGTACATTGAGACGACTAGCGAAGGTTTGGAGCTTTGGCGTTACGAGCTTCAAGCGGATGGCAAGTTGAAGTTTACACCTAATCCTGAAGCTGGTTTTGTGGGCCCTGCAGTGATAAGATATACGCTTACGGACAAGGAAGGAGCTCAATCTTTTCCGGCTTATGTTCGCGTGCATGTGTACGGAGCTCCTGTAGCTATCTCTGATACGGTGGAAGTTGTTGGCGGTCGCGAGATCGTGTTTGATTTGGTTTATCCTATAGATAGAGCTCAGGATTGGGATCCTGACGATGATTTGTTGGTTTCAACGATCAAGTTGTTGTCGGAGCCAGAGTCTGGCTTTGTGGTTGACTTGGATCCATCGACGGGAGTGTTGATTTACCAATCGATAGAGTTTGTTGATATGCCGGAGCGAGAGGCGAATGATGCTGACCAGCGCAAGCGTGTGGAGTTTGTCTATGAGATTTGCGACAGCAAGAATAATTGCGATACGGCTAAGGTGGTGATTTATGTTTTGGACGATAGGATTTCGATTCCCAATGTGTTCACACCAAATACGAAAGACGGCTATAACGATACATTTGTGATCAAGGGAGTTGAATACTACGAGACTCGCAAGCTGCAGATTTTCAATCGATGGGGCAAGCTGGTTTATGAGAATGAGCGTTATGATCAGTCATGGGATGGTCGCAGCAATGTAGGCAATGAGTTTGAAGGCAATGTTCTGAGCAAGGGGACTTATTTTTATGTGCTGGACTTAGATGACCAGGAGCAGTACAAGTACTCGGGCTGGGTTTATAT
The Aureibacter tunicatorum DNA segment above includes these coding regions:
- a CDS encoding gliding motility-associated C-terminal domain-containing protein, whose translation is MGKKFTLILFLISILYNASEAQSNFDGFKCSGTLFQIYEKDIGGVKNFYFEKLDKVVTEINGEIQEDVVFTTLKKFEGSENGISLNFDRANAVAYNVKDGYIYFVGRVRGTSQTYIYRIKNDLNEGGYIIEKLGKIASFFNVGEIDFNGIYWLGNGGTNLKRVDLEKSLAEIEEQNIINPNSYTFPLETIVNQNLNLSYGDFVFNPDDNFLYCWDAETKRLARFDPYADNPRATVDAYGEVKNRFGGAGSTYIVNGEFWGFGPDSQHKDGIGGQTSIFRIDLETGKYLGVSNGSQVTSKNDGCSCAYVFELSTSVSQTDFCLGAEHEFEIYFEITNKTKQDINNLELNYILPEGFVFTTNMMAMNAEGEYELIPEVDGVINSGIQGSTEINSSNSSFNYKYDEDSDVYKMKVGVKVYDSYEKVGELVLGKRILDNTVPADEQKATAMIPLFSSKHGSGFNGYENAYSDSLKLNFYETPRFSDNDPLKLTRDGKVCGTEMTLDFPMSVLTVASTDLTAEEEHKVYVASILDADGLDASSKVEVEYLAQDAEAGVQQVKLSISDASNYGSYTIIWVEDNGTCSDSFDSEIRFDESVLPQILTVEQLYCSDNMTESFEAATIDLTAAMTANGAYTQWEVAVDEGESYTSLDFSMSTIKGNLTQVRYLPSDPSSVVFDLKRTFRNGECVSESVLEDIVFDAPVYASIASPPGPEGICINEAGVEQLVTLSGVKPDHGTGVWSVESPAGAIDAEQQGDDYVINLGGTAPGQYTFVWTVANGSCEERASTEVIFHENVDIQLQMSPEICGDEILLDAQANADSYEWSKISGPSGWLEFEDINSASTNVKVSSFGEHVFKLSVDRGVCHNEQEVSVRFDRPVSVQLFSSKDLDGVICGDAVEVVVNEQLDNDGNPLSPNWDYALSADFEVEATSSLKRVFDLSASSSQGVMAVGASYDNGVCFAEAVPVSFELAKAVSEIEPMDPPFECLPPSDLGTAESAVSFRAKGTAGFAGVWEIVTNVPSSDGQLSAEIVPGSVVHHPDGSSEVSVMANAYGEIQVKYVVEVNDKCQAEDQISFSFRQALSGLEMSVFAEEELEDGARVNEGTTLGFHSSAGGISDFRWNKDGLFVYQVNETTAAYQDAPSEDAVYEVSAVNAFGCPASRSFNISVNKRPVLHNDHGEVLNTEELVLDILSQDEDENEEELKIGLTLSDLTQNGIDLNPNTAAVEAEYIETTSEGLELWRYELQADGKLKFTPNPEAGFVGPAVIRYTLTDKEGAQSFPAYVRVHVYGAPVAISDTVEVVGGREIVFDLVYPIDRAQDWDPDDDLLVSTIKLLSEPESGFVVDLDPSTGVLIYQSIEFVDMPEREANDADQRKRVEFVYEICDSKNNCDTAKVVIYVLDDRISIPNVFTPNTKDGYNDTFVIKGVEYYETRKLQIFNRWGKLVYENERYDQSWDGRSNVGNEFEGNVLSKGTYFYVLDLDDQEQYKYSGWVYIAD